A portion of the Bdellovibrionales bacterium genome contains these proteins:
- a CDS encoding 1-acyl-sn-glycerol-3-phosphate acyltransferase: MTKRNWNWNYENEQWTQLPSHLKHLPLFTRHFDFTSLIFRALWGFFLKALAFRFWIRLEVKGDFHKIYQEHRRLLVISNHASHLDAVSIAAAVPFKYWLDLYISAAKDYWFANPVFTFFSKHCLGAIPIDRKDRKGEALKLCTNLLNRLDRIWLLLFPEGTRSPDGYIQDFKRGVSVFSERTKTPILFLYLEGNATLMPKGAALPRPGKLVVHIGPVHPPAPIQEIDEDYRKWVLEINPNAYGPNSSAEEPHFTTEGIASGTPDSEK, from the coding sequence ATGACCAAACGAAACTGGAATTGGAACTACGAAAATGAACAATGGACGCAACTGCCCAGTCACCTCAAGCATTTGCCTCTTTTCACCCGCCATTTTGACTTTACCAGTCTGATATTTAGGGCACTTTGGGGTTTTTTTCTAAAGGCTCTGGCCTTTCGTTTTTGGATCCGTCTCGAGGTAAAGGGAGATTTCCACAAGATTTACCAAGAACACCGGCGCCTCTTGGTGATTTCCAATCACGCGAGCCACCTTGATGCAGTATCGATCGCTGCGGCAGTACCATTCAAATACTGGCTTGATCTCTATATCTCGGCGGCCAAGGACTATTGGTTTGCAAATCCTGTTTTTACTTTTTTCTCCAAGCACTGCCTGGGAGCAATTCCGATCGATCGAAAGGATCGCAAAGGCGAGGCCCTCAAACTTTGCACAAATCTGTTGAACCGACTCGATCGAATTTGGCTGCTGCTCTTTCCCGAAGGCACGCGATCTCCTGATGGCTATATCCAAGATTTCAAACGTGGAGTCTCCGTCTTCTCTGAAAGAACAAAAACTCCCATTCTATTTCTCTACCTCGAAGGAAATGCCACCTTGATGCCAAAGGGAGCCGCCCTCCCTCGCCCCGGAAAACTCGTGGTCCACATTGGCCCCGTGCACCCTCCTGCGCCGATTCAGGAGATTGATGAAGACTACCGAAAGTGGGTGCTCGAAATCAACCCCAACGCTTACGGTCCAAACTCGAGTGCAGAGGAACCTCATTTTACAACCGAGGGCATTGCTAGCGGCACTCCTGATTCCGAAAAATGA